The sequence ATCTGAGGAATTAAAAGAGAGATATGAAGAAGCTGTTTCTGATTTAGAATTTGGTAAATTTGAAAAAGCTCAAGAAAGTTTAGAAAAATTAGTAAATGAAAAAGAAGATTTTGCTCCTGCCTATAATAAATTAGGAGTAATTTTTCTTTATAAAAAAAATCTAGAAAAAGCAGATGAAATGCTAAAAAAAGGGCAAAAATATGATGATGAATTTGCACCAATTATAACTAATTTTGGTAGTTTGGCTAAAAAAAGAGGTAATCTGGAAAAAGCTGAAGAATTATACAGGAAAGCTCTGGAGATAAATGATGAATATGGTCCTGCTCATAATAATTTGGGAGTTGTTTTGAGAGAAAAGGGCAATTTTTCTGAATCTGTAAAACATTTAAAAAAAGCTAAAAAATTAGGTTCATATTCAGTAAAAATAAGTGATGAACCTTTTTACAAAAGAAAAGGTTGCCTTGTTCCCTTAGGACTTGCAATTCTTTTTTCCATTCTTATTTATCTATGGTTAAGTTAATTGATTAAGTTGAGGAGGAACCGCAAAAATGCCTAATAAATATAACAAAGGTGAAAAAGTTAAATTTAAGAAAAAACATCCCTGCGGAGGCGATACCTGGGAAATAATTAGGGTAGGAATGGATTTTAAATTAGAATGTAGAACTTGTGGTAGAGTTGTTTCTATGTCCAGAAAAGATTTCGAAAAAGCTGTAAAAGAAAAAATTAATGAGAATTAAATTTCTTGATATCTTGCAATCTATTATAGAGAGTGCTATAATAAAAAATGATGGTTATAGCCATCTATTTTAATTTTAAATAATATAAAAACCATTCCCTTAATTAAAAAAGGGGCGTTTAGACCAAATGGAGGTGAAATTTATGCGTAAATATGAAACTATCTTTGTATTGAGACCTGATTTAGAAGAGGATGATATTGAAAAAAGCATCAGCAGAATTAAAGATGTAATTACTAATAGTGAAAGTGAGATCATTGAAGAAGAGATTTGGGGTAAAAAATCTCTTGCTTATGAGATTAATGATTATAGATCAGGTCATTATACAGTTTTGACTTTTAAATCAGATGGTAGTGTTATTGATGAACTGAAAAGAAATTATAAAATAATGGACAGTGTTATTCGTCATCTTGTAGTAAAAAAAGAAAACTAGACTAAAATCAGGGGTGGTGTTCTTCTTGTTAAATAGAATTACTCTTATCGGACGTCTTGTCAGGGATCCGGAATTGAGATATACCAGTAATGGAACCCCTGTAAGCAATTTCACTTTGGCTGTAGAAAGAAATTATAAAAACAAACAGGGTGAAAGAGATGTAGATTTTATAAAAATTGTTACCTGGAGAGGATTGGCTGAAACCTGTGCTGAACATTTAGGCAAAGGACGGATGGTTGCAGTTGAAGGAAGATTACAAATCCGTAAATCGCAAAATGAAAACAGAACATATATAAATCCTGAAGTAGTGGCTGATAATGTTCAATTCTTGGATTGGCCAGGAGATAATTCTGGTGGCAGCAGAAAAAATAATAATATGAGTCAAAATAATTCTGCTCCAAAAAACAGAAAATCTCAAAATAATTATCAAACTCAAAATAATAGCCAGAATAATTTTGAGGAAGACGAAGACTTTGATGTACCGTTTTAAAAGGAGGGATATTTATGGCAAGAGGTAGAAGTAAATCATGTTATTTTTGTGGTAATGATAAAGAAATTGATTATAAAGATATAAATACATTACAAAGATATATTACAGATAGAGGAAAGATTGTACCACGTAGAATTACAGGGAATTGTGCTAAACACCAAAGAGCAATTACTACTGCAATTAAAAGAGCTCGTTCTATTGCTTTACTACCATATGTAAAAGATTAAGATTTTTATTAAAGGAGGCTAATTAGCCTCCTTTAATTTACATTTTATGAGAGGTGTTAAT is a genomic window of Halanaerobiales bacterium containing:
- the ssb gene encoding single-stranded DNA-binding protein; translated protein: MFFLLNRITLIGRLVRDPELRYTSNGTPVSNFTLAVERNYKNKQGERDVDFIKIVTWRGLAETCAEHLGKGRMVAVEGRLQIRKSQNENRTYINPEVVADNVQFLDWPGDNSGGSRKNNNMSQNNSAPKNRKSQNNYQTQNNSQNNFEEDEDFDVPF
- the rpsF gene encoding 30S ribosomal protein S6; translated protein: MRKYETIFVLRPDLEEDDIEKSISRIKDVITNSESEIIEEEIWGKKSLAYEINDYRSGHYTVLTFKSDGSVIDELKRNYKIMDSVIRHLVVKKEN
- a CDS encoding tetratricopeptide repeat protein, with translation MREEDHLNEVSEELKERYEEAVSDLEFGKFEKAQESLEKLVNEKEDFAPAYNKLGVIFLYKKNLEKADEMLKKGQKYDDEFAPIITNFGSLAKKRGNLEKAEELYRKALEINDEYGPAHNNLGVVLREKGNFSESVKHLKKAKKLGSYSVKISDEPFYKRKGCLVPLGLAILFSILIYLWLS
- the rpsR gene encoding 30S ribosomal protein S18, with product MARGRSKSCYFCGNDKEIDYKDINTLQRYITDRGKIVPRRITGNCAKHQRAITTAIKRARSIALLPYVKD
- a CDS encoding DUF951 domain-containing protein, producing MPNKYNKGEKVKFKKKHPCGGDTWEIIRVGMDFKLECRTCGRVVSMSRKDFEKAVKEKINEN